CCGGCAGCTCGTTCTCGTACGAGTCCTCCGCTGCCGAGGCACCCTGGGGTTCGTTGAGGATGCTCACAGGTTGTTCGTCTCCCGGTTCTTCTCGTGGCTCGTCTGCGCGATGCCTGCGGGAACGTAACCGGTCTGCCCCTTCTTCACGAGGTCCTGGAGGTGCTGCTCGTAGCGCTCCGGGGAGACGACCTTCACGTTGAACAGCATCCGGGAGTGGTCCACGCCGCACAGCTCGGCGCACTTGCCGAGGAAGGTGCCCTCCTTGTTGGGGGTCACCTCGAAGGCGTTGGTGTGGCCCGGAATGACGTCCTGCTTCATGAGGAACGGCACCACCCAGAAGGAGTGGATGACGTCACGCGAGGTCAGGACGAAGCGAACCGTCTTGCCCTTGGGGAGCCAGAGGGTCGGACCGGGGTTGTCGGTCTGCGGGTTCCGCGTGCTCGGGGTACCGCAGTCGTAGGTGCCGCCGGCGTTCGCCGGGAAGTCCTCCTTGAACCGGTCCGGGATGGCGGACAGTTCCTCGGAGGTCTTGGCGTCACCGGAGGAACCGTTGACGCTCTCGACGTAGTTGAAGCACCAGCTCCACTGGAAGCCGACCACGTTGACCGTGACGTCGGGCTTCTTCTTGAGGCTCAGGAGCTCGGACTCGTCACGCGCGGTGAAGTAGAACAGCACCGAGACGATGACGAGCGGAACCATGGTGTACAGCGCCTCGATGGGCAGGTTGTACCTGGTCTGTGGAGGGACCTCGACCTTGGTGCGGCTGCGCCGGTGGAAGAACACACTCCACAGGATCAGGCCCCACACCAGCACGCCGGTGGCCAGCGCGGCAGCCCAGGATCCCTGCCAGAGGGAGAGGATCCGCGGAGCCTCTTCCGTGGTTGGGGTGGGCAAGCCGAGGCGGGGGAAGTCCTCGTATGTGCAACCTGTGGCGGTCGCCAGGACCAGGCCCGCGGTCAGTGCCTGCAGCAGCTTCCGCCGCATCGGGCGCCGCGGCGAGCGGTCGGAGCCGTTGGGACTCACGTAGCGCCTTCCCGAGAGTCTCGCCCGCGCTGTTCGGCTGCGGCCTTCTCGCTGGTCGGTCGCCGCCCTGCGTCGGGCAGGGGTTTGATGTTTATGCGGACCAAACCCTAGCCGACGCCCTCCGGGGGGTCGCGGGGAGGGTGGCATACGCGCCGGGGGTCACTCTTTAAGGGTGGGATGGGGTGCCTACGGGGGTGGTGGGCGGGCGTTGTCTCGCGGCTGACGGTGCGTCGTGGCTTGTCGCGCCGTCCCCGCGCCCCTAAGGGGGCGCCGCACCACCCGGCGTTCTAGCGTTGTCCCGTGGCCTACTTCGACGCTGCTTCCGCTGCACCCCTTCATTCCGTTGCCCAGCAGGCGCTGCTGGCCTCTCTTGACGAGGGGTGGGCCGATCCCGCGCGGCTCTACAGGGAGGGGCGCCGGGCGCGGCTGCTGCTCGACGCCGCCCGGGAGGCCGCCGCCGAGGCGGTGGGGTGCCGGGCCGACGAGCTGGTGTTCACCCCTTCGGGGACGCGGGCGGTGCATTCAGGGGTGGCGGGTGCGCTGGCCGGGCGGCGGCGCGTCGGACGCCACCTGATCGTGTCGGCCGTCGAACACTCCTCCGTACTCCACGCGGCCGAGGAGCTGGAGCGTGACGGCGGGACCGTCACCCAGGTCCCCGTGGACCGCGCCGGCGCGGTGGACGCGGGGGCCTTCGCCGCGGCCCTCGGTGACGGCACCGCGCTGGCCTGCCTCCAGTCGGCCAACCACGAGGTCGGCACCGAGCAGCCGGTGGCGCGGGTGGCGGAGGCCTGCCGGGCGGCGGGCGTGCCCCTGCTGGTGGACGCGGCCCAGTCGCTGGGCTGGGGGAAGGTGCAGGGCGACTGGTCGCTGCTCACGGCCAGCGCGCACAAGTGGGGCGGGCCCTCGGGGGTCGGGCTGCTGGCCGTACGCAAGGGGGTGCGGTTCGCGCCGCAAGGGGCGGCGGACGAGAGGGAGTCGGGACGGGCGCCCGGGTTCGAGAACCTCCCGGCGATCGTGGCCGCGGCGGCGTCGCTGCGGGCGGTGCGGGCCGAGGCCGCGCAGGAGGCGGCCCGGCTGCGGGAGCTGACGGAGCGGATCCGGGCGCGGGTGCCCGGCCTGGTGCCGGACGTCGAGGTGGTCGGCGACGCGGTGCGGCGGCTGCCCGGGATCGTCACCTTCTCGTGTCTCTATGTCGACGGGGAGACTCTGCTGCACGAGCTGGACCGGGCCGGCTTCTCCGTCTCGTCCGGGTCGTCCTGCACCAGCAGCACGCTGACGCCGAGCCACGTCCTCAAGGCGATGGGCGTGCTGACCGAGGGCAACGTCCGGGTGTCGCTGCCCCCGGGGACGCCGGCCGAGGACGTGGAACGGTTCCTCGAGGTGCTGCCGGGCGCGGTGGCCGCGGTGCGGGAGAGGCTGGGCGCGCCGGCGGCCGCGGAGTCCGCCCCGGAGACCGGGGCGGACCTCGTCGTGGACGCCATCGGCCGCCGCTGCCCGATCCCGGTCATCGAACTGGCCAAGGTCATCGGCGACGTCCCCGTCGGCGGAACGGTCCGAGTGCTGTCCGACGACGAGGCCGCCCGCCTGGACATTCCGGCATGGTGCGAGATGCGGGGCCAGGAGTACGTGGGCGAGGAGCGGGCGGACCGGGGGACGGCTTACTTGGTACGCCGGATCGGCTGACTGGCCAAGGTGCGCGGGGCGGTGTCGATTTGCGGCACCGCCGCGTGAGCCCGACCAGCCCCCCACGACCCGCACCCGACGACTCAGCCCAGCCGTCCCCGGACCTCCTCCGCGGCCTCGTCCCCGTACGCCTTGGTGAACCGCTCCATGAAGTGCCCCCGGCGCAGCTGGTACTCCTGCGTACCGACCGTCTCGATGACGAGGGTCGCCAGCATGCAGCCCACCTGCGCCGCCCGCTCCAGCGAGACCCCCCATGCCAGTCCCGACATGAACCCGGCCCGGAAGGCGTCGCCGACCCCC
The Streptomyces sp. NBC_01723 genome window above contains:
- the ctaC gene encoding aa3-type cytochrome oxidase subunit II, translating into MSPNGSDRSPRRPMRRKLLQALTAGLVLATATGCTYEDFPRLGLPTPTTEEAPRILSLWQGSWAAALATGVLVWGLILWSVFFHRRSRTKVEVPPQTRYNLPIEALYTMVPLVIVSVLFYFTARDESELLSLKKKPDVTVNVVGFQWSWCFNYVESVNGSSGDAKTSEELSAIPDRFKEDFPANAGGTYDCGTPSTRNPQTDNPGPTLWLPKGKTVRFVLTSRDVIHSFWVVPFLMKQDVIPGHTNAFEVTPNKEGTFLGKCAELCGVDHSRMLFNVKVVSPERYEQHLQDLVKKGQTGYVPAGIAQTSHEKNRETNNL
- a CDS encoding cysteine desulfurase/sulfurtransferase TusA family protein → MAYFDAASAAPLHSVAQQALLASLDEGWADPARLYREGRRARLLLDAAREAAAEAVGCRADELVFTPSGTRAVHSGVAGALAGRRRVGRHLIVSAVEHSSVLHAAEELERDGGTVTQVPVDRAGAVDAGAFAAALGDGTALACLQSANHEVGTEQPVARVAEACRAAGVPLLVDAAQSLGWGKVQGDWSLLTASAHKWGGPSGVGLLAVRKGVRFAPQGAADERESGRAPGFENLPAIVAAAASLRAVRAEAAQEAARLRELTERIRARVPGLVPDVEVVGDAVRRLPGIVTFSCLYVDGETLLHELDRAGFSVSSGSSCTSSTLTPSHVLKAMGVLTEGNVRVSLPPGTPAEDVERFLEVLPGAVAAVRERLGAPAAAESAPETGADLVVDAIGRRCPIPVIELAKVIGDVPVGGTVRVLSDDEAARLDIPAWCEMRGQEYVGEERADRGTAYLVRRIG